One genomic region from Natrarchaeobius halalkaliphilus encodes:
- a CDS encoding V-type ATP synthase subunit I, whose protein sequence is MFRPERMSKVSMAGSRGVMPTVIETIHELNLIHLSDYDGSWEGFDNGNPVEGADDASEKLVTVRALESTLDLSPDDVATGSVGTDWEKRLEEIRTRVNERDDQRSEIREQRRVIDEKIDRVEPFAELGIDLDLLSGYDSVDVLVGEGPTSAVEAALEDADEIRAFELLTGGDVVAIVAAPDDDEPTDGLIDDALVGVEFTRHPVPETEQSPDEYVRDLTEEKRELEDELERVESDLEEIKFEDGGFLLRVEEELTIEVQRAEAPLQFATTDRAFVAEGWIPETEYDRLVDALTEAVGDSVEIEELEVAEFDDHDHGAEVHTGSGGDGDGNGGDATGEAEAESTQPAAGKAATDGGTTAKSAGHGSGAVTMDDDPPVILENLTPAKPFELLVKMVGQPKYSELDPTLLVFLTYPFAFGFMIGDIGYGILYMLMGYGCWKVFDSDTGKALGTIGIWAGAFTIIFGYLYDDFFGIHMADVGLGFLPFAGTLSKGLQITDWALLWIVLSLAFGIIHLNIGLVMGFANELKHGLKAAVYERLSWLLAMNGAFLWIFSHRDAGAFDHGLGIDLAASGMKPEFIAGTESILYQTEHFALGFAGLPEIVGILGIAMFLVGSVMVGVGEGIAGVFEIPAWAFGHVLSYLRMVAVLLAKGGMAFAVNLLVFGAYETSEGYTYFNYPGLHITDISGYGAEELTPGFVGLVHAGDGILLSAIAIIGAIVVFVLGHILVLLLGITAAGIQMLRLEYVEFFQKFYEGGGEEYDPFGEERTVQPAD, encoded by the coding sequence ATGTTCAGACCTGAGCGGATGAGCAAGGTCTCGATGGCCGGCTCGCGGGGCGTCATGCCCACGGTCATCGAAACGATTCACGAGCTAAACCTGATCCACCTCTCGGATTACGACGGTTCGTGGGAGGGGTTCGACAACGGAAACCCGGTCGAAGGAGCGGACGACGCCTCCGAGAAGCTCGTAACCGTCCGGGCACTCGAGAGTACGCTCGATCTCTCTCCGGACGACGTCGCGACCGGATCGGTCGGGACGGACTGGGAGAAACGACTCGAGGAGATACGGACGCGCGTCAACGAGCGTGACGACCAGCGCTCGGAGATCCGCGAACAGCGCCGGGTGATCGACGAGAAGATCGACCGCGTCGAGCCGTTTGCCGAACTCGGTATCGATCTCGATCTCCTCTCCGGGTACGACTCCGTCGACGTTCTCGTCGGTGAGGGTCCCACCAGTGCGGTCGAAGCCGCCCTCGAGGACGCAGACGAGATCCGGGCTTTCGAACTCCTCACCGGCGGCGACGTCGTTGCAATCGTCGCAGCGCCCGACGACGACGAACCAACTGATGGACTGATCGACGACGCGCTCGTCGGCGTCGAGTTCACCCGTCACCCGGTTCCAGAGACCGAACAGAGTCCGGACGAGTACGTTCGCGATCTCACCGAGGAAAAGCGCGAACTCGAGGACGAACTCGAGCGGGTCGAATCCGATCTCGAGGAGATCAAATTCGAAGACGGCGGGTTTCTCCTGCGGGTCGAAGAGGAGCTGACCATCGAGGTACAGCGCGCTGAGGCGCCGCTTCAGTTCGCGACGACGGACCGAGCGTTCGTCGCTGAGGGATGGATTCCCGAAACGGAGTACGATCGGCTCGTCGACGCGCTGACCGAGGCCGTCGGTGACAGCGTCGAAATCGAAGAGCTCGAGGTCGCGGAGTTCGACGACCACGACCACGGTGCTGAAGTCCACACCGGAAGCGGTGGCGACGGCGATGGAAACGGCGGAGACGCGACAGGCGAAGCCGAAGCCGAATCCACACAGCCAGCCGCGGGGAAAGCCGCTACCGACGGCGGAACGACCGCGAAGTCCGCCGGCCACGGAAGCGGAGCCGTGACCATGGACGACGATCCGCCGGTTATTCTCGAAAACCTGACGCCGGCGAAACCGTTCGAGCTTCTGGTCAAGATGGTTGGCCAGCCCAAGTACAGCGAACTCGATCCCACGCTGTTGGTCTTTTTGACCTACCCGTTCGCGTTCGGGTTCATGATCGGGGATATCGGCTACGGTATCCTCTACATGCTGATGGGATACGGCTGCTGGAAAGTGTTCGACTCCGATACGGGCAAGGCCCTGGGGACGATCGGTATCTGGGCCGGTGCGTTTACTATTATCTTCGGCTATCTGTACGACGACTTCTTCGGAATCCACATGGCGGACGTCGGACTCGGTTTCCTGCCGTTTGCCGGGACGCTTTCGAAGGGACTGCAGATCACCGACTGGGCGTTGTTGTGGATCGTTCTGAGCCTCGCGTTCGGAATTATTCACCTCAACATCGGACTCGTCATGGGATTCGCAAACGAACTCAAACACGGACTGAAGGCGGCCGTCTACGAACGGCTGTCCTGGCTGCTCGCCATGAACGGCGCGTTCCTCTGGATATTCAGCCACCGTGACGCCGGTGCGTTCGATCACGGACTCGGTATCGACCTGGCAGCCTCCGGAATGAAACCGGAGTTCATCGCCGGAACCGAGAGCATCCTCTATCAGACCGAGCACTTCGCGCTCGGCTTCGCAGGGCTTCCGGAGATCGTCGGCATCCTCGGAATCGCGATGTTCCTCGTAGGGAGCGTGATGGTCGGCGTCGGAGAGGGAATCGCCGGCGTCTTCGAGATTCCGGCGTGGGCGTTCGGTCACGTCCTCTCGTACCTGCGGATGGTCGCCGTCTTGCTCGCAAAGGGTGGTATGGCGTTCGCCGTCAACCTGCTCGTCTTCGGCGCGTACGAAACGTCGGAGGGATACACCTACTTCAACTACCCCGGGCTCCACATCACCGACATATCGGGGTACGGTGCCGAAGAGCTTACGCCCGGATTCGTCGGCCTCGTTCACGCCGGCGACGGCATTCTGCTCTCGGCAATCGCGATCATCGGCGCCATCGTCGTCTTCGTTCTCGGGCACATTCTGGTTCTCTTGCTGGGGATTACCGCAGCAGGGATCCAGATGCTTCGTCTGGAGTACGTCGAGTTCTTCCAGAAGTTCTACGAGGGCGGTGGCGAGGAGTACGATCCGTTCGGTGAAGAGCGGACGGTTCAGCCGGCCGACTGA
- a CDS encoding V-type ATP synthase subunit E: MSLDTVVEDIRDEARARAENIRAEGEARAEEIVSAAEEDAEEILESAERDVDREIEQLREQRLSSAKLEAKQQRLEARRDVLGDVREAVETELATLEGDDREELTRSLLDAASVEFENGDDVSVYGRDDDAELIESILEDEEYADYEYSGSYDCLGGVVIESEGSRLRVNNTFDSVLEDVWEDNLREISNRLFEQ; this comes from the coding sequence ATGAGTTTGGACACTGTCGTTGAAGACATTCGAGACGAGGCCCGCGCGCGTGCGGAAAACATCCGCGCCGAGGGCGAAGCCCGCGCAGAGGAGATCGTTTCGGCGGCCGAAGAGGACGCCGAGGAGATCCTCGAGAGCGCAGAGCGAGACGTCGATCGCGAGATCGAGCAGCTTCGCGAACAGCGACTCTCCAGTGCCAAACTGGAGGCGAAACAACAGCGTCTTGAGGCCCGGCGTGACGTCCTCGGTGACGTGCGTGAGGCAGTCGAAACCGAACTCGCCACACTCGAGGGCGACGACCGAGAGGAACTCACTCGATCGCTGCTCGATGCTGCAAGCGTCGAGTTCGAGAACGGCGACGACGTCAGTGTCTACGGTCGAGACGACGATGCGGAACTGATCGAGTCCATTCTCGAAGACGAGGAGTACGCTGATTACGAATACAGCGGCTCTTACGACTGTCTGGGCGGCGTCGTCATCGAGAGCGAGGGATCGCGACTCCGCGTCAACAACACGTTCGACTCGGTTCTCGAGGACGTCTGGGAGGACAACCTTCGCGAGATCAGCAATCGACTCTTCGAGCAATGA
- a CDS encoding V-type ATP synthase subunit C codes for MSVSASNPEYVNARVRSRRASLFADDEYRKLVRMGPSAIARFMEETEYEREINALGARFSGVDLIEYALNRNLAKHFDDLLDWSEGRLYDLISRYLRKFDVWNVKTIIRGIYTESDPEEIRTDLIRAGELEDRTIDQLLEVETVEDAIEVLSGTIFADSLTDAYEEFEQTGALVPLENALDREFYEHLLEDVGQPYGEPMEGPEALYVEFLQAEIDFRNLRNALRLARSGADLDPGAYYIEGGTLFSQSELSRLVGNEEELVDHIAENERYAGRLSGALDRLRDADSLIQFEHALDAALLEYSDTLSSIYPTSVSAVLSYILAKEREVENIRAIARGREVGLDESEIEEELVIL; via the coding sequence ATGAGTGTATCCGCCTCGAATCCGGAATACGTAAACGCCCGCGTTCGTTCGCGCAGAGCGTCGTTGTTCGCTGACGACGAGTATCGGAAGCTGGTGCGGATGGGACCGAGCGCGATCGCTCGATTTATGGAGGAGACGGAGTACGAACGCGAGATAAACGCACTCGGGGCACGGTTTTCGGGAGTCGACTTGATCGAATACGCCCTGAATAGAAACCTCGCCAAGCACTTCGACGATCTGCTCGACTGGTCGGAGGGACGACTCTACGACCTGATCTCACGATACCTTCGGAAGTTCGACGTCTGGAACGTTAAAACGATTATTCGCGGGATCTACACCGAAAGCGATCCCGAAGAGATCCGAACGGACCTCATCCGGGCCGGCGAGCTCGAAGATCGAACGATCGATCAGCTCCTCGAAGTCGAGACGGTCGAGGACGCCATCGAGGTTCTCTCCGGAACCATCTTCGCTGACTCGCTCACGGATGCATACGAGGAGTTCGAGCAAACGGGTGCGCTCGTTCCGCTCGAGAACGCTCTCGATCGCGAGTTCTACGAGCATCTCCTCGAGGACGTCGGTCAACCCTACGGAGAGCCGATGGAAGGCCCCGAAGCGCTCTACGTCGAGTTCCTTCAGGCGGAGATCGACTTTCGAAACCTTCGAAACGCGCTCCGACTCGCCCGCAGCGGTGCCGACCTCGATCCCGGCGCGTACTACATCGAAGGCGGGACCCTGTTCAGTCAGTCGGAACTGAGTCGCCTCGTCGGAAACGAAGAGGAACTCGTCGACCACATCGCGGAGAACGAACGATACGCCGGGAGACTCTCCGGTGCGCTCGACCGACTCCGAGACGCAGACAGCCTCATTCAGTTCGAGCACGCACTCGACGCAGCACTGCTCGAGTACTCGGATACGCTATCGAGCATCTATCCGACCTCCGTTTCGGCCGTTCTGTCGTACATCCTCGCCAAAGAGCGCGAGGTCGAAAACATCCGTGCGATCGCTCGAGGCCGCGAGGTCGGCCTCGACGAAAGCGAGATCGAAGAGGAGCTGGTGATCCTATGA
- a CDS encoding V-type ATP synthase subunit F codes for MSQEIAVVGDPEFTTGFRLAGVRRFENVAAEEKGTELDDAVTNVLDDDGVGIVVMHDGDLEHLSRNVRQDVETSVEPVVVTIGSGTGGGGLRDQIKRAIGIDLMDEDEDNE; via the coding sequence ATGAGCCAGGAAATCGCAGTCGTTGGCGATCCGGAGTTTACGACCGGTTTCAGATTGGCCGGCGTTCGTCGGTTCGAGAACGTCGCGGCCGAAGAGAAAGGGACAGAGTTAGACGACGCCGTCACGAACGTCCTCGATGACGATGGCGTCGGTATCGTCGTCATGCACGACGGCGACCTCGAACACCTCTCGCGGAACGTCCGTCAGGACGTCGAAACGAGCGTCGAGCCAGTCGTCGTCACGATCGGTTCCGGAACCGGTGGTGGCGGCCTGCGCGATCAGATCAAGCGTGCGATCGGTATCGATCTGATGGACGAGGACGAAGACAACGAGTGA
- a CDS encoding ATP synthase subunit A encodes MSQAEEIETVDEDGVIERVSGPVVTATDLDARMNDVVYVGEEGLMGEVIEIEGNLTTIQVYEETSGVGPGEPVENTGEPLSVDLGPGMLNAIYDGVQRPLDVLEEKMGTAFLDRGVDAPGIDFEKEWEFEPVVDEGDAVEPGDVIGEVPETASITHKVMVPPDYEGGDVTSIETGEFTVDESVAELSSGEDVTMHQEWPVRKARPADEKKTPTIPLVSGQRILDGLFPIAKGGTAAIPGPFGSGKTVTQHQLAKWADADIVVYVGCGERGNEMTEVIEDFPELEDPKTGKPLMSRTCLIANTSNMPVAARESCIYTGITIAEYFRDMGYDVALMADSTSRWAEAMREISSRLEEMPGEEGYPAYLAASLSEFYERAGLFQNVNGTQGSVSVIGAVSPPGGDFSEPVTQNTLRIVKTFWALDADLAERRHFPSINWNESYSLYQQQLDPWFRENVEEDWPEVRQWAVDVLDEEDELQEIVQLVGKDALPADQQLTLEVARYLREAWLQQNAFHDVDTYCDPKKTYRMLGAIRTFNDEAFAALDAGVPVEEIADVDAAPRLNRMGTADEWNEFIDEIESDLEEQIRSLY; translated from the coding sequence ATGAGTCAGGCAGAAGAGATCGAAACCGTCGACGAAGACGGTGTAATCGAACGCGTGAGTGGTCCAGTCGTGACCGCCACGGACCTCGACGCCCGGATGAACGACGTCGTCTACGTCGGTGAGGAAGGGCTGATGGGAGAGGTCATTGAAATCGAAGGGAACCTGACCACGATTCAGGTATACGAAGAGACCTCCGGCGTCGGCCCGGGCGAGCCAGTCGAAAACACGGGCGAGCCCCTTTCCGTCGACCTCGGACCGGGTATGCTAAACGCCATCTACGACGGCGTCCAACGCCCACTCGACGTTCTCGAAGAGAAGATGGGAACGGCGTTTCTCGACCGCGGGGTCGACGCGCCCGGTATCGACTTCGAGAAGGAGTGGGAGTTCGAGCCGGTCGTCGACGAAGGCGATGCGGTCGAACCCGGCGACGTCATCGGTGAAGTCCCCGAGACCGCGAGCATCACCCACAAGGTGATGGTTCCGCCCGACTACGAGGGTGGCGACGTCACGTCCATCGAGACGGGCGAGTTCACCGTCGACGAGTCGGTCGCTGAGCTTTCGTCGGGCGAGGACGTAACGATGCACCAGGAGTGGCCGGTGCGTAAAGCCCGTCCCGCGGACGAAAAGAAGACCCCGACGATCCCGCTCGTTTCGGGTCAGCGAATTCTCGACGGCCTCTTCCCGATCGCCAAGGGTGGAACGGCGGCGATCCCCGGACCCTTTGGCTCCGGAAAGACGGTCACCCAGCACCAACTCGCCAAGTGGGCCGACGCGGACATCGTCGTCTACGTCGGCTGTGGTGAGCGCGGGAACGAGATGACCGAGGTCATCGAGGACTTCCCCGAACTCGAGGACCCGAAGACGGGCAAGCCGCTCATGTCACGGACGTGCCTCATCGCAAACACGTCCAACATGCCGGTCGCAGCCCGCGAGTCCTGTATCTACACGGGAATCACCATCGCGGAGTACTTCCGCGACATGGGCTACGACGTCGCGCTGATGGCCGACTCCACCTCGCGGTGGGCAGAAGCCATGCGAGAGATCTCGAGTCGACTCGAGGAGATGCCCGGCGAAGAGGGGTATCCCGCCTATCTGGCGGCCTCGCTTTCGGAGTTCTACGAGCGCGCCGGCCTGTTCCAGAACGTCAACGGCACGCAGGGATCGGTGTCGGTCATCGGCGCAGTCTCGCCACCCGGCGGTGACTTCTCCGAGCCGGTCACTCAGAACACCCTTCGGATCGTCAAGACCTTCTGGGCGCTGGACGCAGACCTGGCTGAGCGGCGTCACTTCCCCTCGATCAACTGGAACGAATCGTACTCGCTGTACCAACAGCAACTCGATCCGTGGTTCAGAGAGAACGTCGAGGAAGACTGGCCCGAGGTTCGCCAGTGGGCCGTCGACGTCCTAGACGAAGAGGACGAACTCCAAGAGATCGTCCAGCTCGTCGGCAAGGACGCGCTTCCGGCCGACCAGCAGCTAACCCTCGAGGTCGCTCGCTATCTCCGCGAAGCGTGGCTCCAGCAGAACGCGTTCCACGACGTCGACACCTACTGCGATCCGAAAAAGACCTACCGGATGCTGGGTGCGATCAGGACGTTCAACGACGAAGCGTTCGCGGCACTCGACGCCGGCGTTCCGGTCGAAGAGATCGCAGACGTCGATGCCGCCCCACGGCTCAACCGGATGGGGACCGCGGACGAGTGGAACGAGTTCATCGACGAGATCGAATCGGACCTCGAAGAACAGATTCGGAGTCTGTACTAA
- a CDS encoding ATP synthase subunit B produces MKEYQTITEVSGPLVFAEVDEPVGYDEMVEIETPSGDTLRGQVLESSDGLVSIQVFEGTGGIDRNASVRFLGETMKMPVTEDLLGRVLDGSGNPIDGGPEIVPDERIDIVGEAINPYSREYPEEFIQTGVSTIDGMNTLVRGQKLPIFSGSGLPHNELALQIARQATVPEEEEGDDEDGSEFAVIFGAMGITQEEANEFMQDFERTGALERSVVFMNLADDPAVERTVTPRLALTTAEYLAFEKDYHVLVILTDITNYCEALREIGAAREEVPGRRGYPGYMYTDLAQLYERAGRIEGREGSVTQIPILTMPGDDDTHPIPDLTGYITEGQIVMDRDLNSQGIEPPINVLPSLSRLMDDGIGEGLTRADHGDVSDQMYAAYAEGEDLRDLVNIVGREALSERDNKFLDFADRFEDEFAQQGYDTNRSIDDTLEIGWDLLSTLPKEELNRIGEDLIEEHYREEEVEQVETTAD; encoded by the coding sequence ATGAAAGAGTACCAGACAATCACGGAAGTCAGCGGTCCGCTGGTGTTTGCCGAAGTCGACGAACCCGTCGGATACGACGAGATGGTCGAGATCGAAACGCCGAGTGGAGACACCCTGCGCGGACAGGTGTTGGAATCGAGCGACGGACTCGTCTCGATTCAGGTGTTCGAGGGGACCGGCGGTATCGACCGCAACGCGTCCGTTCGGTTCCTGGGCGAAACGATGAAGATGCCGGTCACCGAGGACCTGCTCGGACGGGTGCTCGACGGCTCCGGGAACCCGATCGACGGCGGTCCGGAGATCGTTCCCGACGAACGTATCGACATCGTCGGTGAAGCGATCAACCCCTACTCCCGGGAGTATCCCGAAGAGTTCATCCAGACCGGTGTCTCGACGATCGACGGCATGAACACGCTGGTTCGCGGTCAGAAGCTGCCGATCTTCTCGGGTTCCGGATTGCCTCACAACGAACTCGCACTCCAGATCGCCCGGCAGGCGACCGTCCCGGAGGAAGAAGAAGGCGACGACGAAGACGGCTCGGAGTTCGCAGTCATCTTCGGTGCGATGGGGATCACCCAGGAGGAGGCAAACGAGTTCATGCAGGACTTCGAGCGCACGGGCGCGCTCGAGCGTTCGGTCGTCTTCATGAACTTAGCGGACGACCCCGCGGTCGAGCGGACGGTCACCCCGCGTCTCGCGCTGACGACGGCGGAGTACCTCGCCTTCGAGAAGGATTACCACGTTCTCGTCATCCTCACCGACATCACGAACTACTGTGAGGCGTTGCGAGAAATCGGTGCGGCCCGCGAGGAGGTTCCGGGTCGGCGTGGCTACCCCGGATACATGTACACCGACCTGGCACAGCTCTACGAGCGTGCCGGTCGAATCGAAGGCCGCGAGGGATCGGTAACGCAGATTCCGATCCTCACGATGCCCGGCGACGACGACACGCACCCGATCCCCGACCTGACGGGATACATCACCGAAGGGCAGATCGTGATGGACCGGGACCTGAACAGTCAGGGGATCGAGCCGCCGATCAACGTCCTGCCCAGCCTCTCGCGGCTGATGGACGACGGGATCGGCGAGGGCCTCACCCGCGCGGACCACGGCGACGTCTCCGACCAGATGTACGCCGCCTACGCGGAGGGTGAGGACCTGCGCGACCTCGTGAACATCGTCGGTCGCGAAGCGCTATCCGAGCGTGACAACAAGTTCCTCGACTTCGCTGACCGCTTCGAGGACGAGTTCGCCCAGCAGGGCTACGATACCAACCGATCGATCGACGACACGCTCGAGATTGGCTGGGATCTGCTGTCGACGCTTCCGAAAGAGGAACTCAACCGTATCGGCGAGGACCTCATCGAAGAGCACTATCGCGAGGAAGAAGTCGAGCAGGTCGAAACGACAGCGGACTGA